In Cotesia glomerata isolate CgM1 linkage group LG3, MPM_Cglom_v2.3, whole genome shotgun sequence, one genomic interval encodes:
- the LOC123262278 gene encoding probable serine/threonine-protein kinase DDB_G0282963 isoform X3 produces MVLTVTEDTPADMLAGSMELIVQLPRDHNTHAERVTVERSTAMMDLLVQIATAHKLAASSYTLQAIGEQGRILPHQPNTPIGALDALEVKLLPKQGTFIPRKTKQASQPFETTFRLQVHLPRNQLYVSRVSPKTNLGDILSEVCREKNLDKNKYELRHPGNHKEVLDLSLSLQDYQLQEVTLYAKQGQSLSSALSSQDIMVLQRQEERRRHQAKQSIFGFMFKKSSKESSSVSTESGSYGARSVSPARSDDTGRSISPLVAPVPTRPLRKRRPAPNPPSRQSASRENDVVNAKTNNKDCETTEDKLVITHSRNSSDSSGYHEASVLSDNPDSAGRMPETLPRRARPPSSKLEPRKLALTSQASKSLCNLAISSGGLSHANSNTSLSSTETNSSIRKKRAAPQPPVSRPLSSAISSQALERIVDSEESLTSDMGVSKPPSDIAASETETHSKANSDIVVSSVSHTIKTSDFNFDSLPKRDLVKLSKDSSPIDRDAFEPVKKAPIPIEVSVVIEKKSSTPVEKVAVPPAPVPVEALCQENNYVEARVKRAGIAPIPKPRNKGPVVPKRVSSALSAKTASEVEQSLPTTNEDNDQESKIKNKSETEEEIKENYDPVTLNVAGVTSESSSALNSDLSSRSPDMEAAGRTKLDIESPWNALSSSNTPNKEQYHPFITTGTNLSLPMENLTHSTQPEEGEHCSQGTGKAGNESQTEIDRLLEKVSTTLASVIPSEERAKSSEIKPTDPEKISELNKTQDNLSPNNNNNNNNNNENSDAQNSTYNSQQDTSDYVSANGEDLSGTEWEYQLPDPPSAFRDETGSLDSYETITLRSVEAFKDPIAIDVDVVDKAIKKLDRVLDNFEDKKPESDNSLENKNVELRRNVITELESKIENGCLNQTNNPSVESRKSSIETSTPKVAPIENTLPNFTITTYARQKSLNIFDAKDSTPKNVNHADERIVKTFATLSRNINGNSISKFNNNNNKDFEVEKKLPDKEKEFSTNPVHRSKSYIVLTNNSKYREFKTIDVVDSSNNNNNNNMIKSTSVTNLNHNTCETNGTQEDTKPANYSKLLSNNPQDRGLQSVQLLKSILPQLKSTLDDNQSGENKTNDKSGQVKLNADDKSGENESPVRKSNPEEIKRYRYTGPPAISLGSWSERPRANVQIKMDTDYKFGANTNTSGNKTLVNLNSPSDNVGSNNCSNYVKTLPKSIKSNFDCNDSVVSVKRGDSKINAFSGGNNNNNINNNVNNEDSEFKRFNIAKLHTRTKDEDKPVVTNVELKKSHNDKPEFKVTDDDDNKIDTRPVNFKELTQAFGKVNLRSKNNSKYNSVNRYSDIFDGRSSVEAANNKNPIKVSAANGPFKPPTVNSNGLVKKYTSVVDIDHHLNGQKKFNNNNTITKLNGPATAPKGFKVQANKISQVPPPPTMPIITGVTLKNNNNCRARPLSMPVGKDSRDQLLESIRCFGRDKLRNVSTVS; encoded by the exons CACTGCGATGATGGATCTCCTGGTGCAAATAGCAACAGCACACAAATTGGCGGCTTCGAGTTATACTTTGCAAGCGATTGGCGAACAAGGTCGGATTTTGCCTCATCAACCGAACACTCCCATTGGTGCTCTGGATGCTCTTGAG GTAAAATTATTACCAAAACAGGGGACATTCATTCCGAGAAAAACGAAGCAGGCGAGTCAACCATTTGAAACAACTTTTAGATTACAA GTCCATCTGCCACGCAATCAGCTGTACGTGTCGCGGGTGAGTCCCAAGACGAACCTCGGCGACATTTTATCAGAAGTTTGCCGTGAAAAGAACCTGGACAAGAATAAATACGAGCTAAGGCATCCAG gtaaCCACAAAGAAGTATTGGACTTGTCATTATCTCTCCAAGATTACCAACTCCAAGAAGTAACCTTGTATGCAAAGCAAGGCCAGAGTCTGAGCTCAGCTCTGAGTTCCCAGGACATAATGGTCCTGCAGCGTCAAGAGGAGCGACGACGTCATCAAGCGAAGCAAAGTATCTTTGGGTTCATGTTCAAGAAGTCCTCGAAGGAGAGCTCGTCGGTGAGCACCGAGAGCGGGAGCTACGGGGCGAGAAGTGTTTCTCCCGCGAGGAGCGACGACACTGGAAGAAGCATAAGTCCCCTGGTCGCGCCGGTCCCGACAAGGCCACTGAGAAAAAGACGACCTGCGCCCAACCCTCCGTCTCGTCAATCTGCGTCGAGGGAAAACGATGTGGTTAACGCCAAGACTAATAACAAAGACTGTGAGACCACTGAGGACAAGCTGGTAATAACTCACAGTCGTAATAGCAGCGACAGCTCTGGCTACCACGAGGCTTCAGTCCTCAGCGATAATCCGGATTCTGCTGGTAGAATGCCGGAAACTCTCCCCAGGAGAGCTCGCCCGCCCAGCAGCAAGTTGGAGCCGCGAAAACTCGCTCTGACTTCCCAGGCCAGCAAGAGCCTCTGTAATTTAGCGATTAGTTCTGGTGGGCTTAGTCATGCTAATAGTAATACATCATTAAGCTCTACTG AAACGAATTCAA gtaTTAGAAAGAAACGAGCAGCGCCTCAGCCGCCGGTGAGTAGGCCACTGTCCTCGGCGATATCATCACAAGCCTTGGAGCGTATTGTTGACTCAGAGGAGTCTCTAACTTCGGACATGGGTGTATCGAAGCCTCCGTCCGATATTGCTGCGTCAGAAACAGAAACTCACTCGAAAGCAAACTCGGACATTGTAGTCAGCAGTGTTAGTCATACCATTAAGACCAGCGATTTCAACTTTGACAGTCTTCCTAAACGGGACCTTGTTAAATTGTCTAAAGACAGTAGCCCGATAGATAGAGATGCTTTTGAGCCAGTCAAAAAAGCACCAATACCTATTGAAGTCTCTGTagttattgagaaaaaatccTCCACTCCTGTTGAAAAAGTTGCGGTACCTCCTGCTCCTGTTCCTGTTGAAGCTTTAtgccaagaaaataattatgtagAGGCTAGAGTTAAAAGAG CTGGAATTGCACCTATTCCTAAACCACGTAATAAAGGGCCAGTAGTTCCAAAGCGTGTAAGCTCAGCTTTGTCAGCAAAGACCGCTAGCGAAGTAGAACAAAGTTTACCGACGACTAACGAAGACAATGATCAGGagtcgaaaataaaaaataaatctgaaaCTGAGGAAGAAATAAAGGAAAATTATGACCCTGTAACTTTAAATGTTGCTGGAGTAACTAGTGAGAGCTCGAGTGCATTAAATTCGGATCTCTCCTCGAGATCGCCGGATATGGAAGCTGCTGGTAGAACAAAACTGGACATAGAAAGCCCTTGGAATGCATTGTCTAGCAGCAACACGCCTAACAAAGAACAATATCACCCATTTATAACAACTGGCACTAATTTAAGTCTACCTATGGAAAACTTAACACACTCTACCCAGCCCGAGGAAGGGGAACACTGTAGTCAAGGGACAGGGAAAGCAG ggaATGAAAGTCAAACCGAAATCGATCGTCTGCTAGAAAAAGTATCAACAACTCTGGCCAGCGTTATTCCGTCCGAGGAGCGAGCCAAGTCCAGCGAAATAAAACCCACTGATCCGGAAAAAATCtctgaattaaataaaactcaagataatttatcacccaacaacaacaacaacaacaacaacaacaatgaaaattcaGATGCACAAAACTCAACATATAATTCACAGCAAGACACTTCAGACTATGTATCAGCAAACGGAGAAGATTTATCAGGTACAGAATGGGAGTATCAATTGCCAGACCCACCTTCTGCATTTCGGGATGAGACAGGATCGCTGGATAGCTATGAGACAATAACACTGCGCTCTGTAGAAGCATTCAAGGACCCGATTGCAATTGACGTAGACGTTGTCGATAAAGCTATCAAGAAATTAGACCGCGTCCTAGATAATTTCGAGGACAAAAAACCAGAAAGCGACAATtctttggaaaataaaaacgtCGAGTTAAGAAGAAATGTTATCACCGAATTGGAGAGCAAGATTGAAAACGGCTGTTTGAATCAAACTAACAACCCGTCtgttgagtcaagaaaatcttctatTGAAACATCTACACCCAAAGTTGCTCCAATTGAAAATACTTTGCCGAATTTTACTATTACAACTTATGCGAGACAAAAAAGCTTGAATATTTTTGACGCTAAAGATTCCAcgccaaaaaatgtcaatcatGCTGACGAGAGAATTGTTAAAACTTTTGCGACTTTGTCAAGAAATATTAATGGAAATtctatttctaaatttaataataataataataaagattttgaagttgaaaaaaaattacctgataaagaaaaagaattttcaaCCAATCCAGTGCACCGTTCAAAAAGTTACATTGTTTTGACAAATAATTCCAAGTACCGAGAATTTAAAACCATTGATGTGGTTGACagtagcaataataataataataataatatgatcaAGTCAACAAGTGTCACTAATTTAAATCACAACACTTGTGAGACTAATGGCACCCAAGAAGATACCAAGCCGgctaattattcaaaattattatcaaataatccCCAAGACCGAGGATTGCAATCCGTTCAACTACTAAAGAGTATTTTGCCGCAATTAAAAAGCACTCTGGATGATAATCAATCCGGTGAGAATAAGACTAATGATAAATCCGGTCAAGTTAAATTGAACGCTGATGATAAATCTGGAGAAAATGAATCTCCAGTACGGAAATCAAACCCGGAGGAGATAAAGCGTTACAGGTACACCGGACCACCTGCAATAAGTCTCGGTAGTTGGTCAGAACGTCCTCGTGCTAATGTCCAGATAAAAATGGACACTGATTATAAATTTGGCGCTAATACAAATACCAGCGGTAATAAAACACTTGTTAATTTAAACAGCCCGAGTGACAACGTCGGCTCTAATAATTGTAGTAATTATGTTAAAACTTTACCAAAGAGTATCAAGAGTAATTTTGATTGTAATGATAGTGTGGTATCTGTTAAGCGCGGCGATAGTAAAATTAATGCGTTCTCTGGaggcaataataataataatattaataataatgttaataatgaaGACTCGGAATTTAAGAGGTTTAATATTGCAAAATTACATACGAGAACGAAAGACGAGGACAAACCGGTCGTAACAAATGTCGAACTGAAGAAATCTCATAATGACAAACCGGAATTTAAAGTcactgatgatgatgataataaaattgataccAGACcggttaattttaaagaactaACTCAAGCTTTCGGTAAAGTTAATTTaagatctaaaaataattccaagtACAATTCAGTTAATCGTTACTCGGATATTTTTGACGGAAGGTCCAGTGTTGAGGCagctaataataaaaatccaattaaagtgTCTGCTGCTAATGGACCCTTCAAACCTCCCACAGTAAATTCAAATGGCTTGGTTAAAAAGTACACATCCGTTGTTGACATCGACCACCACCTTAATGGGcagaaaaagtttaataataataataccatTACTAAGCTAAACGGTCCCGCGACGGCTCCCAAGGGGTTCAAAGTTCAGGCCAATAAAATTTCACAGGTGCCACCGCCCCCGACGATGCCAATTATTACTGGTGTGacgctaaaaaataataataattgtcgtGCCAGGCCTTTGTCAATGCCGGTTGGTAAAGACTCCCGGGATCAGCTGCTGGAGTCTATTCGGTGTTTTGGACGAGATAAATTGAGGAATGTCAGCACTGTTTCTTGA
- the LOC123262278 gene encoding probable serine/threonine-protein kinase DDB_G0282963 isoform X2, producing MGFKIHNWFRRRRSKEEKSTGMVLTVTEDTPADMLAGSMELIVQLPRDHNTHAERVTVERSTAMMDLLVQIATAHKLAASSYTLQAIGEQGRILPHQPNTPIGALDALEVKLLPKQGTFIPRKTKQASQPFETTFRLQVHLPRNQLYVSRVSPKTNLGDILSEVCREKNLDKNKYELRHPGNHKEVLDLSLSLQDYQLQEVTLYAKQGQSLSSALSSQDIMVLQRQEERRRHQAKQSIFGFMFKKSSKESSSVSTESGSYGARSVSPARSDDTGRSISPLVAPVPTRPLRKRRPAPNPPSRQSASRENDVVNAKTNNKDCETTEDKLVITHSRNSSDSSGYHEASVLSDNPDSAGRMPETLPRRARPPSSKLEPRKLALTSQASKSLCNLAISSGGLSHANSNTSLSSTGIRKKRAAPQPPVSRPLSSAISSQALERIVDSEESLTSDMGVSKPPSDIAASETETHSKANSDIVVSSVSHTIKTSDFNFDSLPKRDLVKLSKDSSPIDRDAFEPVKKAPIPIEVSVVIEKKSSTPVEKVAVPPAPVPVEALCQENNYVEARVKRAGIAPIPKPRNKGPVVPKRVSSALSAKTASEVEQSLPTTNEDNDQESKIKNKSETEEEIKENYDPVTLNVAGVTSESSSALNSDLSSRSPDMEAAGRTKLDIESPWNALSSSNTPNKEQYHPFITTGTNLSLPMENLTHSTQPEEGEHCSQGTGKAGNESQTEIDRLLEKVSTTLASVIPSEERAKSSEIKPTDPEKISELNKTQDNLSPNNNNNNNNNNENSDAQNSTYNSQQDTSDYVSANGEDLSGTEWEYQLPDPPSAFRDETGSLDSYETITLRSVEAFKDPIAIDVDVVDKAIKKLDRVLDNFEDKKPESDNSLENKNVELRRNVITELESKIENGCLNQTNNPSVESRKSSIETSTPKVAPIENTLPNFTITTYARQKSLNIFDAKDSTPKNVNHADERIVKTFATLSRNINGNSISKFNNNNNKDFEVEKKLPDKEKEFSTNPVHRSKSYIVLTNNSKYREFKTIDVVDSSNNNNNNNMIKSTSVTNLNHNTCETNGTQEDTKPANYSKLLSNNPQDRGLQSVQLLKSILPQLKSTLDDNQSGENKTNDKSGQVKLNADDKSGENESPVRKSNPEEIKRYRYTGPPAISLGSWSERPRANVQIKMDTDYKFGANTNTSGNKTLVNLNSPSDNVGSNNCSNYVKTLPKSIKSNFDCNDSVVSVKRGDSKINAFSGGNNNNNINNNVNNEDSEFKRFNIAKLHTRTKDEDKPVVTNVELKKSHNDKPEFKVTDDDDNKIDTRPVNFKELTQAFGKVNLRSKNNSKYNSVNRYSDIFDGRSSVEAANNKNPIKVSAANGPFKPPTVNSNGLVKKYTSVVDIDHHLNGQKKFNNNNTITKLNGPATAPKGFKVQANKISQVPPPPTMPIITGVTLKNNNNCRARPLSMPVGKDSRDQLLESIRCFGRDKLRNVSTVS from the exons CACTGCGATGATGGATCTCCTGGTGCAAATAGCAACAGCACACAAATTGGCGGCTTCGAGTTATACTTTGCAAGCGATTGGCGAACAAGGTCGGATTTTGCCTCATCAACCGAACACTCCCATTGGTGCTCTGGATGCTCTTGAG GTAAAATTATTACCAAAACAGGGGACATTCATTCCGAGAAAAACGAAGCAGGCGAGTCAACCATTTGAAACAACTTTTAGATTACAA GTCCATCTGCCACGCAATCAGCTGTACGTGTCGCGGGTGAGTCCCAAGACGAACCTCGGCGACATTTTATCAGAAGTTTGCCGTGAAAAGAACCTGGACAAGAATAAATACGAGCTAAGGCATCCAG gtaaCCACAAAGAAGTATTGGACTTGTCATTATCTCTCCAAGATTACCAACTCCAAGAAGTAACCTTGTATGCAAAGCAAGGCCAGAGTCTGAGCTCAGCTCTGAGTTCCCAGGACATAATGGTCCTGCAGCGTCAAGAGGAGCGACGACGTCATCAAGCGAAGCAAAGTATCTTTGGGTTCATGTTCAAGAAGTCCTCGAAGGAGAGCTCGTCGGTGAGCACCGAGAGCGGGAGCTACGGGGCGAGAAGTGTTTCTCCCGCGAGGAGCGACGACACTGGAAGAAGCATAAGTCCCCTGGTCGCGCCGGTCCCGACAAGGCCACTGAGAAAAAGACGACCTGCGCCCAACCCTCCGTCTCGTCAATCTGCGTCGAGGGAAAACGATGTGGTTAACGCCAAGACTAATAACAAAGACTGTGAGACCACTGAGGACAAGCTGGTAATAACTCACAGTCGTAATAGCAGCGACAGCTCTGGCTACCACGAGGCTTCAGTCCTCAGCGATAATCCGGATTCTGCTGGTAGAATGCCGGAAACTCTCCCCAGGAGAGCTCGCCCGCCCAGCAGCAAGTTGGAGCCGCGAAAACTCGCTCTGACTTCCCAGGCCAGCAAGAGCCTCTGTAATTTAGCGATTAGTTCTGGTGGGCTTAGTCATGCTAATAGTAATACATCATTAAGCTCTACTG gtaTTAGAAAGAAACGAGCAGCGCCTCAGCCGCCGGTGAGTAGGCCACTGTCCTCGGCGATATCATCACAAGCCTTGGAGCGTATTGTTGACTCAGAGGAGTCTCTAACTTCGGACATGGGTGTATCGAAGCCTCCGTCCGATATTGCTGCGTCAGAAACAGAAACTCACTCGAAAGCAAACTCGGACATTGTAGTCAGCAGTGTTAGTCATACCATTAAGACCAGCGATTTCAACTTTGACAGTCTTCCTAAACGGGACCTTGTTAAATTGTCTAAAGACAGTAGCCCGATAGATAGAGATGCTTTTGAGCCAGTCAAAAAAGCACCAATACCTATTGAAGTCTCTGTagttattgagaaaaaatccTCCACTCCTGTTGAAAAAGTTGCGGTACCTCCTGCTCCTGTTCCTGTTGAAGCTTTAtgccaagaaaataattatgtagAGGCTAGAGTTAAAAGAG CTGGAATTGCACCTATTCCTAAACCACGTAATAAAGGGCCAGTAGTTCCAAAGCGTGTAAGCTCAGCTTTGTCAGCAAAGACCGCTAGCGAAGTAGAACAAAGTTTACCGACGACTAACGAAGACAATGATCAGGagtcgaaaataaaaaataaatctgaaaCTGAGGAAGAAATAAAGGAAAATTATGACCCTGTAACTTTAAATGTTGCTGGAGTAACTAGTGAGAGCTCGAGTGCATTAAATTCGGATCTCTCCTCGAGATCGCCGGATATGGAAGCTGCTGGTAGAACAAAACTGGACATAGAAAGCCCTTGGAATGCATTGTCTAGCAGCAACACGCCTAACAAAGAACAATATCACCCATTTATAACAACTGGCACTAATTTAAGTCTACCTATGGAAAACTTAACACACTCTACCCAGCCCGAGGAAGGGGAACACTGTAGTCAAGGGACAGGGAAAGCAG ggaATGAAAGTCAAACCGAAATCGATCGTCTGCTAGAAAAAGTATCAACAACTCTGGCCAGCGTTATTCCGTCCGAGGAGCGAGCCAAGTCCAGCGAAATAAAACCCACTGATCCGGAAAAAATCtctgaattaaataaaactcaagataatttatcacccaacaacaacaacaacaacaacaacaacaatgaaaattcaGATGCACAAAACTCAACATATAATTCACAGCAAGACACTTCAGACTATGTATCAGCAAACGGAGAAGATTTATCAGGTACAGAATGGGAGTATCAATTGCCAGACCCACCTTCTGCATTTCGGGATGAGACAGGATCGCTGGATAGCTATGAGACAATAACACTGCGCTCTGTAGAAGCATTCAAGGACCCGATTGCAATTGACGTAGACGTTGTCGATAAAGCTATCAAGAAATTAGACCGCGTCCTAGATAATTTCGAGGACAAAAAACCAGAAAGCGACAATtctttggaaaataaaaacgtCGAGTTAAGAAGAAATGTTATCACCGAATTGGAGAGCAAGATTGAAAACGGCTGTTTGAATCAAACTAACAACCCGTCtgttgagtcaagaaaatcttctatTGAAACATCTACACCCAAAGTTGCTCCAATTGAAAATACTTTGCCGAATTTTACTATTACAACTTATGCGAGACAAAAAAGCTTGAATATTTTTGACGCTAAAGATTCCAcgccaaaaaatgtcaatcatGCTGACGAGAGAATTGTTAAAACTTTTGCGACTTTGTCAAGAAATATTAATGGAAATtctatttctaaatttaataataataataataaagattttgaagttgaaaaaaaattacctgataaagaaaaagaattttcaaCCAATCCAGTGCACCGTTCAAAAAGTTACATTGTTTTGACAAATAATTCCAAGTACCGAGAATTTAAAACCATTGATGTGGTTGACagtagcaataataataataataataatatgatcaAGTCAACAAGTGTCACTAATTTAAATCACAACACTTGTGAGACTAATGGCACCCAAGAAGATACCAAGCCGgctaattattcaaaattattatcaaataatccCCAAGACCGAGGATTGCAATCCGTTCAACTACTAAAGAGTATTTTGCCGCAATTAAAAAGCACTCTGGATGATAATCAATCCGGTGAGAATAAGACTAATGATAAATCCGGTCAAGTTAAATTGAACGCTGATGATAAATCTGGAGAAAATGAATCTCCAGTACGGAAATCAAACCCGGAGGAGATAAAGCGTTACAGGTACACCGGACCACCTGCAATAAGTCTCGGTAGTTGGTCAGAACGTCCTCGTGCTAATGTCCAGATAAAAATGGACACTGATTATAAATTTGGCGCTAATACAAATACCAGCGGTAATAAAACACTTGTTAATTTAAACAGCCCGAGTGACAACGTCGGCTCTAATAATTGTAGTAATTATGTTAAAACTTTACCAAAGAGTATCAAGAGTAATTTTGATTGTAATGATAGTGTGGTATCTGTTAAGCGCGGCGATAGTAAAATTAATGCGTTCTCTGGaggcaataataataataatattaataataatgttaataatgaaGACTCGGAATTTAAGAGGTTTAATATTGCAAAATTACATACGAGAACGAAAGACGAGGACAAACCGGTCGTAACAAATGTCGAACTGAAGAAATCTCATAATGACAAACCGGAATTTAAAGTcactgatgatgatgataataaaattgataccAGACcggttaattttaaagaactaACTCAAGCTTTCGGTAAAGTTAATTTaagatctaaaaataattccaagtACAATTCAGTTAATCGTTACTCGGATATTTTTGACGGAAGGTCCAGTGTTGAGGCagctaataataaaaatccaattaaagtgTCTGCTGCTAATGGACCCTTCAAACCTCCCACAGTAAATTCAAATGGCTTGGTTAAAAAGTACACATCCGTTGTTGACATCGACCACCACCTTAATGGGcagaaaaagtttaataataataataccatTACTAAGCTAAACGGTCCCGCGACGGCTCCCAAGGGGTTCAAAGTTCAGGCCAATAAAATTTCACAGGTGCCACCGCCCCCGACGATGCCAATTATTACTGGTGTGacgctaaaaaataataataattgtcgtGCCAGGCCTTTGTCAATGCCGGTTGGTAAAGACTCCCGGGATCAGCTGCTGGAGTCTATTCGGTGTTTTGGACGAGATAAATTGAGGAATGTCAGCACTGTTTCTTGA